In a single window of the Hyphomicrobiales bacterium genome:
- a CDS encoding heme lyase CcmF/NrfE family subunit: MIAEIGHFALFLALGLALVQSVAPIWGARRGDARLMGLAPSLALGQLVFIALAFGALIALYVQSDFSVLNVWHNSHSDKPLIYKISGAWGNHEGSMVLWVLILALFGSLVALFGGNLPERLRADVLGVQAWISAAFLLFIVATSNPFARVHPAPADGNGLNPILQDPALAIHPPLLYAGYVGFSIAFSFAIAALIEGRVDAAWARWVRPWTLLAWCFLTVGIAMGSWWAYYELGWGGWWFWDPVENASFMPWLAGTALLHTAVVMEKREALKVWTILLAILTFSLSLLGTFLVRSGVLTSVHAFATDPARGVFILALMVVFVGGALGLFAWRAPLLKQGGLFAPVSREGALVVNNLFLTTATATVFVGTLYPLALEAVTGEKISVGAPYFNLTFVPLMLPLLLLLPFGPMMAWKRGDFLGVAQRLMGVAALALAVAAIVGWWRWGGPVLASLGVGLAVWLMAGALFEVAWRVKLLRAPVDEVRRRMGTLPRSAFGTMIAHFGLGVVVLGIVSTSAWRSELITVLKPGESVEIAGRTVTFEGVSPRQGPNYTAMVGGFTARSGDRVVAELESMKRNFTNPPQQTTEAGIRSFITGDLYVVLGDPAPDGAFTVRIYDNPLVTLIWFGSVAMMLGGALSLTDRRLRVGAPRRARTPAPRPQPAE; this comes from the coding sequence ATGATTGCGGAGATTGGACATTTTGCGCTGTTCCTGGCGCTGGGCTTGGCGCTTGTGCAAAGTGTCGCGCCGATCTGGGGCGCGCGGCGCGGCGATGCGCGGCTCATGGGGCTGGCGCCGAGCCTCGCGCTCGGCCAGTTGGTCTTCATCGCGTTGGCGTTCGGGGCCCTGATTGCGCTTTATGTGCAGTCCGATTTTTCCGTCCTAAACGTCTGGCATAACTCGCATTCCGACAAGCCATTGATCTACAAAATCAGCGGTGCATGGGGCAATCACGAGGGCTCCATGGTGCTGTGGGTGCTGATCCTCGCCTTGTTCGGATCCCTGGTGGCGCTGTTCGGCGGCAATCTGCCCGAGCGCCTCAGGGCGGACGTGCTCGGCGTGCAGGCCTGGATTTCCGCCGCGTTCCTGCTGTTCATCGTCGCGACCTCGAATCCTTTCGCCCGCGTCCATCCGGCGCCGGCCGACGGCAACGGCCTCAATCCGATCCTGCAGGACCCGGCGCTCGCCATCCACCCGCCGCTGCTCTATGCCGGCTATGTCGGCTTCTCGATCGCCTTCTCCTTTGCCATCGCGGCCCTGATCGAGGGCCGGGTCGACGCCGCCTGGGCGCGTTGGGTCAGGCCGTGGACGCTGCTCGCCTGGTGCTTCCTGACCGTCGGCATCGCCATGGGTTCCTGGTGGGCCTATTACGAGCTCGGCTGGGGCGGCTGGTGGTTCTGGGATCCGGTCGAGAACGCCTCCTTCATGCCTTGGCTTGCCGGAACGGCGCTGCTCCACACGGCCGTCGTCATGGAGAAGCGCGAGGCGCTCAAGGTGTGGACCATTCTGCTCGCCATTCTCACCTTCTCGCTGTCGCTGCTCGGCACATTCCTGGTTCGCTCCGGCGTGCTGACATCGGTGCACGCCTTTGCCACCGATCCGGCGCGCGGTGTGTTCATTCTGGCGCTGATGGTGGTCTTCGTCGGCGGCGCGCTCGGTCTTTTCGCCTGGCGCGCGCCGTTGCTCAAGCAGGGCGGCCTGTTCGCGCCGGTGAGCCGCGAGGGCGCGCTGGTCGTCAACAATCTATTCCTGACAACGGCGACCGCGACGGTGTTCGTGGGAACGCTTTATCCGCTGGCGCTGGAGGCCGTGACCGGCGAGAAGATTTCGGTCGGCGCCCCTTACTTCAACCTGACATTCGTCCCACTGATGCTACCGCTGCTGCTTCTGCTGCCGTTCGGGCCGATGATGGCGTGGAAGCGGGGCGATTTCCTCGGCGTGGCGCAGCGTCTGATGGGCGTCGCGGCGCTGGCCCTGGCGGTGGCGGCGATCGTCGGGTGGTGGCGCTGGGGCGGGCCGGTGCTGGCGTCGCTCGGCGTCGGCCTCGCCGTCTGGCTGATGGCCGGGGCTCTGTTCGAGGTTGCTTGGCGGGTCAAGCTCCTGCGCGCGCCCGTCGACGAGGTCCGGCGCCGCATGGGCACCCTGCCGCGCTCCGCCTTCGGCACCATGATCGCGCATTTCGGACTTGGCGTCGTCGTGCTCGGGATCGTCTCCACCTCGGCCTGGCGCAGCGAGCTCATCACCGTGCTGAAGCCGGGCGAGAGCGTCGAGATCGCCGGCCGCACGGTCACCTTCGAGGGCGTCTCGCCCCGGCAGGGGCCGAACTATACGGCGATGGTCGGCGGCTTCACCGCGCGCAGCGGCGACCGGGTCGTCGCCGAACTCGAATCCATGAAGCGCAACTTCACCAACCCGCCGCAGCAGACGACGGAGGCCGGCATCCGCTCCTTCATCACCGGCGATCTTTACGTGGTGCTCGGCGATCCCGCCCCCGACGGCGCCTTCACCGTCAGGATCTACGACAATCCGCTGGTCACCCTGATCTGGTTCGGGTCGGTGGCGATGATGCTGGGCGGGGCGCTGTCCTTGACCGACCGGCGGCTGCGCGTCGGCGCGCCGCGCCGCGCCCGCACGCCCGCGCCGCGCCCGCAGCCGGCGGAGTGA
- a CDS encoding Do family serine endopeptidase has translation MADKDIPHSDGPARPRRRRSTLLVATALGASLLALPILYHDGSLSAQQIEPAAQPLGAQIEAPARAAPMSFAGIVKKVRPAVVSVKVKIDRPKIASRDGDNAPNDPNVLPFNNLPEDHPFNEFFKRFFGEPGVPDGFRGPRRPRPFGMAQGSGFIISEDGYVVTNNHVVDKADTVELTMDDGATYDAEIIGTDEKTDLALLKIKTGREFPYVAFAETDIEIGDWVVAVGNPFGLGGSVTAGIVSARGRDIGSGPYDDFIQIDASINKGNSGGPAFNLVGEVVGVNTAIFSPSGGSVGIGFAIPANVVRDVIDQLKENGSVTRGWLGVQIQSVTPDIAESLGLDKAEGAIVAEVQGDTPAKKAGLKENDTILQVNGKTVSDAKDLARKIGNLKPDTVTRLKVLRDGQERVIEVMLGKQPSSVQAMTEPDRPDGTKLGDLGLELAAADQVPGAAEKGVVVVGVEDGSEAAAKGLQVGDVILEVSGRPVSEPSDVTAGIEEVTGKQRKAVLLRVQSGERQRFVALSLNKG, from the coding sequence ATGGCCGACAAAGACATTCCTCACTCCGATGGGCCGGCAAGGCCGCGTCGCCGCAGGAGCACGCTCCTCGTCGCTACGGCGCTCGGCGCGTCGTTGCTGGCCTTGCCGATTCTCTATCACGACGGCAGCCTCAGCGCGCAGCAGATCGAGCCGGCCGCGCAGCCGCTGGGCGCTCAGATCGAAGCCCCCGCGCGCGCCGCGCCGATGTCGTTTGCCGGCATCGTCAAGAAGGTGCGCCCGGCGGTGGTCAGCGTGAAGGTCAAGATCGATAGGCCGAAGATCGCCAGCCGCGACGGCGACAACGCCCCCAACGACCCCAACGTTCTGCCCTTCAACAATCTGCCCGAGGACCACCCCTTCAACGAATTTTTCAAGCGCTTCTTCGGCGAGCCGGGCGTTCCCGACGGCTTCCGCGGGCCGCGCCGTCCGCGCCCGTTCGGCATGGCGCAGGGTTCCGGCTTCATCATTTCAGAGGACGGCTATGTGGTGACCAACAACCATGTCGTCGACAAGGCCGACACGGTCGAACTGACCATGGACGACGGCGCCACCTATGACGCGGAGATCATCGGCACCGACGAGAAGACGGACTTGGCTCTGCTCAAGATCAAGACCGGTCGCGAATTTCCTTACGTCGCGTTCGCCGAAACGGACATTGAGATCGGCGATTGGGTCGTCGCGGTGGGTAATCCGTTCGGCCTCGGCGGGTCGGTGACCGCCGGCATCGTCTCGGCCCGTGGCCGCGATATCGGCTCCGGCCCTTACGACGATTTCATTCAGATCGATGCCTCGATCAACAAGGGCAACTCCGGCGGTCCCGCCTTCAATCTCGTCGGCGAGGTGGTCGGCGTCAACACCGCCATCTTCTCGCCCTCGGGCGGCAGCGTGGGCATCGGCTTTGCCATTCCCGCCAATGTCGTCAGGGACGTGATCGACCAGTTGAAGGAGAACGGCTCGGTGACGCGCGGCTGGCTCGGGGTCCAGATCCAATCGGTGACGCCGGACATTGCCGAGAGCCTCGGCCTCGACAAGGCGGAAGGCGCCATCGTCGCCGAAGTGCAGGGCGATACGCCGGCCAAGAAGGCAGGCCTGAAGGAGAACGACACGATCCTCCAGGTCAATGGCAAGACGGTGAGCGATGCCAAGGATTTGGCCCGCAAGATCGGCAATTTGAAGCCGGACACCGTCACCCGGCTGAAGGTGCTGCGCGATGGCCAGGAGCGCGTCATCGAGGTGATGCTCGGCAAACAGCCGAGCTCGGTGCAAGCCATGACCGAACCGGATCGCCCCGACGGAACGAAGCTGGGCGACCTCGGGCTCGAGCTTGCCGCGGCCGACCAGGTGCCCGGCGCCGCCGAGAAGGGCGTCGTCGTTGTCGGAGTCGAGGACGGCAGCGAAGCCGCCGCCAAGGGCCTGCAGGTCGGCGACGTGATCCTGGAGGTCTCCGGCAGGCCGGTGAGCGAGCCGTCGGATGTGACCGCCGGGATCGAGGAGGTTACAGGCAAACAGCGCAAGGCGGTTCTGCTCCGGGTCCAGTCGGGCGAGCGCCAGCGCTTCGTTGCCCTCAGTCTGAACAAGGGCTGA
- a CDS encoding response regulator transcription factor — MKILLIEDDRETAGYLLRALKESGHMADLAVDGEEGLALAREGGYEVLIVDRMIPKLDGLSVIAALRKAGDATPVLILSALGEVDDRVKGLRAGGDDYLTKPYAFSELLARIEVLARRRAPEAAETVLRVGDLELDRLSHSVKRAGEAVPLQPREFRLLEYLMRHKGQVVTRTMLLENVWDYHFDPQTNVIDVHISRLRAKIDRKFDKPLLHTVRGAGYTVSVDPR; from the coding sequence ATGAAGATCTTGCTGATCGAGGATGACCGCGAGACCGCCGGCTATCTGCTGCGCGCGTTGAAGGAGAGCGGCCATATGGCCGACCTTGCCGTCGACGGCGAGGAAGGCTTGGCGCTGGCCCGCGAGGGCGGCTATGAGGTGCTCATCGTCGATCGCATGATCCCGAAGCTTGACGGGCTGTCGGTCATCGCCGCATTGAGAAAGGCTGGCGATGCAACGCCGGTGCTGATCCTCTCGGCGCTGGGCGAGGTCGACGACCGGGTCAAGGGCCTGCGCGCCGGCGGCGATGACTATTTGACCAAGCCCTATGCTTTTTCCGAGCTACTTGCCCGCATCGAGGTCCTGGCGCGGCGCCGGGCGCCGGAGGCCGCCGAGACGGTTCTGCGGGTCGGCGACTTGGAGCTCGACCGGCTGTCGCATTCGGTCAAGCGCGCCGGAGAGGCGGTGCCCTTGCAGCCGCGGGAATTCCGCCTGCTCGAATATCTGATGCGCCACAAGGGCCAGGTGGTGACCCGCACCATGCTGTTGGAGAATGTCTGGGACTATCACTTCGACCCGCAGACCAACGTCATCGACGTTCACATCTCGCGGCTGCGCGCCAAGATCGATCGCAAGTTCGACAAGCCCCTGCTGCACACGGTGCGCGGGGCCGGGTACACGGTCAGTGTCGACCCTCGCTAA
- a CDS encoding bifunctional [glutamine synthetase] adenylyltransferase/[glutamine synthetase]-adenylyl-L-tyrosine phosphorylase, protein MEATRGDGALAGRIAEYPQVRDREAVGRGWRDLNASAENEAELAAALKKLFTEGSSARALVDAIFSYCPFLTDLAVRDPRRLLRCFTTDPEAHLAALCADVETRLAKSAIMGEAMADLRRFRQELALLVGLSDIGGVWNIDRATLNLSRGAETAVSAATDFLLRAAAARGELTLPDPQRPSKGSGYMVLAMGKLGAGELNYSSDIDLIVFYDGDAAPLKPGLEAARFFVRLTRDLVKLLQERTEDGYVFRVDLRLRPDPGATSIAVSLAAALQYYESMGQNWERAALIKARPVAGDVTAGEALLSELAPFIWRKYFDFAAIADVHAMKRQIHAFKGHGTIAVAGHNIKLGRGGIREIEFFVQTQQLIAGGRQPDLRGGRTLDMLKRLADFDWITEDARDELSQAYRFLRRLEHRLQMRRDEQTHLLPKDPDGLDEVALLCGFAGREAFSAELTRQLSCVERHYAALFEDAPALAGEVGSLVFTGGEDDPDTLQTLARMGFAAPQDVAGAVRSWHFGRYPAVRSEKARERLTELVPGLLKALSETANPQAAFFAFDAFLKGLPAGVQVFSMLRANRELLSLLATIMGSAPRLAAILSHRAHVLDAVLDPDFFGGLPGRETLEEHLDLALGEARGYEDLLDRARRFGQEQAFLIGVRVLSGMVTAGQAGDAYATLAELIVRRLHAAAQGELSAAHGQIAGGASVVLALGKLGGREMTAASDIDLIIVYDFLPGTTQSDGARPVAPFTYYTRLTQRLISALSAPTGEGTLYEVDMRLRPSGHSGPLAASLASFTSYHEESAWTWEHMALTRARVISGDRDLAGKVEAVIGGALRKKRDDETLKQEVVEMRRRIDEEKGSAEPWNLKTTPGGLVDVEFIAQYLQLASAADHPEVLDQNTAEALRKLAAANLLAPGDADILGEACGLYHNLTQVVQLALEGELDLATAPRGLQALLVRTAGVPDIAVLDAQLKDTEARVREVVVGLLGAAPWRERG, encoded by the coding sequence ATGGAGGCAACGCGTGGCGATGGCGCGCTGGCGGGGCGGATCGCCGAATATCCGCAAGTCCGCGACCGCGAGGCGGTGGGCCGCGGCTGGCGGGATCTGAACGCCAGCGCCGAAAATGAAGCCGAACTCGCGGCCGCGCTGAAGAAACTGTTTACCGAGGGCAGCAGCGCCAGGGCGCTCGTCGACGCCATTTTCTCCTATTGCCCGTTTCTCACCGATCTTGCCGTGCGCGATCCGCGCCGCCTCTTGCGCTGCTTTACGACCGACCCCGAGGCGCATCTGGCGGCACTTTGCGCGGATGTCGAGACGCGCCTGGCGAAGTCGGCAATCATGGGCGAGGCGATGGCGGACTTGCGCCGCTTCCGTCAGGAGCTGGCCTTGCTCGTCGGCTTGAGCGACATCGGCGGGGTGTGGAATATCGATCGGGCGACCCTGAACCTCAGCCGCGGCGCCGAGACCGCGGTGTCGGCGGCAACGGACTTTCTCCTCCGCGCCGCCGCCGCCCGCGGCGAGCTGACACTGCCCGATCCCCAGCGCCCATCGAAAGGGTCGGGCTACATGGTTCTCGCCATGGGCAAGCTCGGCGCCGGCGAGCTCAACTATTCCAGCGACATCGATCTCATCGTCTTCTACGACGGCGACGCCGCACCCCTGAAGCCCGGCCTTGAAGCGGCAAGATTCTTCGTGAGACTGACCCGGGACCTGGTCAAGCTGCTGCAGGAGCGCACCGAGGATGGCTATGTTTTCCGGGTGGATCTGCGGCTGCGTCCCGATCCGGGCGCGACCAGCATAGCCGTGTCGCTCGCCGCTGCGCTGCAATATTACGAGAGCATGGGGCAGAACTGGGAGCGGGCGGCGCTGATCAAGGCGCGGCCCGTCGCCGGCGACGTGACCGCCGGAGAGGCGCTGCTTTCCGAGCTTGCGCCCTTCATTTGGCGGAAATATTTCGATTTCGCGGCCATCGCCGACGTGCACGCCATGAAGCGGCAGATCCATGCCTTCAAGGGGCACGGGACCATCGCCGTGGCCGGCCACAATATCAAGCTCGGCCGCGGCGGCATCCGCGAGATCGAGTTCTTCGTCCAGACCCAGCAGCTGATCGCCGGCGGAAGGCAGCCGGACCTGCGCGGCGGGCGGACGCTCGACATGCTCAAGCGGCTCGCCGACTTCGATTGGATCACGGAAGATGCCCGCGACGAGCTTAGCCAGGCTTATCGCTTTCTGCGCCGCCTCGAACATCGTCTGCAGATGCGTCGCGACGAGCAGACCCACTTGCTGCCGAAAGACCCGGACGGCCTCGATGAGGTGGCCCTCTTGTGCGGCTTTGCCGGCCGCGAGGCGTTCTCGGCCGAGCTGACCCGTCAGCTTTCTTGCGTCGAGCGGCACTATGCGGCGCTTTTCGAGGACGCGCCGGCGCTCGCCGGCGAGGTCGGCAGCCTTGTCTTCACCGGCGGCGAAGACGATCCGGATACGCTTCAGACATTGGCGCGCATGGGCTTCGCGGCGCCGCAGGACGTTGCCGGGGCGGTGCGCAGCTGGCATTTCGGGCGCTATCCGGCGGTGCGCAGCGAAAAGGCGCGCGAGCGGCTGACCGAGCTGGTGCCGGGGCTGCTCAAGGCGCTATCGGAGACCGCCAACCCGCAGGCCGCATTCTTTGCCTTCGACGCGTTTCTCAAGGGGTTGCCGGCCGGCGTCCAGGTGTTTTCGATGCTGCGCGCCAATCGCGAGCTTCTGAGCCTGCTTGCCACCATTATGGGCAGCGCGCCGCGGCTTGCGGCAATTCTCAGCCACCGCGCACATGTGCTCGACGCTGTGCTCGATCCTGATTTCTTCGGTGGTCTGCCGGGCCGCGAAACGCTGGAGGAGCATCTCGACCTGGCGCTCGGCGAGGCGCGCGGCTACGAGGACCTGCTCGACCGGGCGCGCCGCTTCGGCCAGGAGCAGGCGTTTCTGATCGGCGTGCGCGTTCTCTCCGGCATGGTGACGGCGGGTCAGGCGGGCGATGCTTACGCGACTCTCGCCGAACTCATCGTCAGGCGCCTGCACGCGGCGGCGCAGGGAGAGCTTTCCGCCGCCCACGGTCAGATCGCCGGCGGCGCATCGGTGGTGCTGGCGCTCGGCAAGCTCGGCGGCCGGGAAATGACGGCCGCGTCAGATATCGACCTGATCATCGTTTACGACTTTCTGCCCGGCACGACCCAGTCGGACGGCGCGCGTCCGGTTGCGCCGTTCACCTACTATACTCGCCTGACGCAACGACTGATCAGCGCCCTGTCGGCGCCGACAGGCGAGGGAACCCTGTACGAGGTCGACATGCGGCTGCGCCCTTCGGGCCATTCCGGCCCGCTGGCGGCGAGCCTTGCGAGTTTCACCAGCTATCACGAAGAAAGCGCCTGGACCTGGGAGCATATGGCGCTGACGCGCGCCCGGGTCATCTCCGGCGACAGGGACCTGGCGGGCAAGGTCGAGGCCGTGATCGGCGGGGCGCTGCGCAAGAAGCGCGACGACGAGACGCTGAAACAAGAGGTGGTCGAGATGCGCCGGAGGATCGACGAGGAGAAAGGCAGCGCCGAGCCCTGGAACCTGAAGACCACCCCCGGCGGGCTCGTCGATGTCGAGTTCATCGCCCAATATCTTCAGCTTGCTTCAGCCGCGGACCATCCGGAGGTGCTGGACCAGAATACCGCCGAAGCCCTGCGCAAGCTTGCCGCCGCAAATCTGCTTGCGCCCGGCGACGCCGACATTCTCGGCGAGGCCTGCGGGCTCTATCACAATCTGACCCAGGTCGTGCAACTGGCGCTGGAAGGGGAGCTCGACCTTGCGACCGCGCCGCGCGGCTTGCAGGCGTTGCTCGTCCGCACCGCCGGCGTGCCCGACATCGCCGTCTTGGATGCTCAGCTCAAGGACACGGAGGCACGCGTGCGCGAGGTCGTCGTAGGCCTTTTGGGCGCGGCGCCGTGGCGTGAACGCGGCTGA
- a CDS encoding cytochrome c-type biogenesis protein CcmH, translated as MRIWAVLAILLTLFAVPAAAVEPDEVLADPKLEQRARDLSAQLRCMVCQNQTIDDSNAPLARDLRILVRERLTAGDSDGEVIKFLVDRYGEFVLLKPSFTDHNLILWLAPFAVLIVGAGTLWGVFRRRALKVGSESVDRLSEGERKRLKSLISDS; from the coding sequence ATGCGCATCTGGGCCGTTCTCGCCATTCTGCTGACCCTCTTCGCCGTTCCGGCGGCGGCGGTCGAGCCCGACGAGGTTCTCGCCGACCCGAAGCTCGAACAGCGCGCGCGAGACCTCTCCGCGCAATTGCGCTGCATGGTCTGCCAGAACCAGACGATCGACGATTCCAACGCACCGCTGGCGCGCGACCTGCGCATTCTGGTGCGCGAGCGCCTCACCGCAGGCGACAGCGACGGGGAGGTCATCAAATTCCTGGTCGACCGCTATGGCGAATTCGTGCTGCTGAAGCCGAGCTTCACGGACCATAATCTCATCCTTTGGCTGGCGCCGTTCGCGGTTCTGATCGTCGGTGCCGGTACCCTTTGGGGCGTCTTCCGCCGCCGCGCCCTCAAGGTCGGTTCGGAGTCCGTTGACCGTCTGAGCGAAGGCGAAAGAAAACGGCTTAAGTCGCTGATTTCGGACAGTTAA
- the ccmE gene encoding cytochrome c maturation protein CcmE, translating to MTRKQKRLAVIGAGLGVLVLAAALVLTALRDTIVFFYSPSEIAEMDIASGTRIRLGGLVEDGSVDRGSGKTVRFRVTDTGNTVTVVYTGVLPDLFREGQGVVVEGRLDGQGQFEADSVLAKHDENYMPREVADALKKQGHWEDDYAKQRGVTAQDGGAQSTGKQGTN from the coding sequence ATGACCCGGAAACAAAAACGATTGGCCGTGATCGGCGCCGGGCTCGGCGTCTTGGTGCTGGCCGCGGCTCTGGTATTGACGGCGCTCAGGGATACGATCGTCTTTTTTTACAGCCCGAGCGAGATTGCCGAGATGGACATCGCGTCCGGCACCCGCATCCGCCTCGGCGGTCTGGTCGAGGACGGCAGCGTCGACCGCGGTTCGGGCAAGACGGTGCGCTTTCGCGTCACCGACACCGGCAACACCGTGACCGTCGTCTATACCGGCGTGCTACCCGACCTGTTCCGAGAGGGTCAGGGCGTCGTCGTCGAGGGCCGGCTCGATGGCCAGGGCCAGTTCGAGGCCGACTCGGTGCTCGCCAAGCACGATGAAAACTACATGCCCCGCGAGGTTGCCGACGCGCTGAAAAAGCAAGGCCACTGGGAGGACGATTACGCCAAGCAGCGCGGGGTGACGGCGCAGGACGGCGGCGCGCAAAGCACCGGCAAGCAAGGCACCAACTGA
- a CDS encoding ATP-binding protein, producing the protein MSTLAKLIRTSAFRLVALFLFVFALSATLVIGYIYYNTNVLLARQVTDTIDAEAKGLAEQYQSGGIPRLIAVVEQRSAAPGYSIYLVSDGRGRPLAGNLYGAPEGIELNPGWHEFVFERFDSGVASQRLALARTFQLADGFHLVVGRDIEERRRFEGVITSALLWGLGLMLVLGIGGGLLASRRMLARLDAMAATSQRIMAGDLAKRIPESGSGDELDRLARSLNEMLDRIEALMRGLKEVSDNIAHDLKTPLTRLRTRAETALREESSPEAFRVALERTIEESDQLIRTFNALLSIARAEAGTAPTAFVALDAAAVIRDVSELFEPTAEEKGAVIHVEAEAPAPFLGDRDLVSQAIANLVENALNYGLPKKAKGKPVGDIWLKAEKRDGQVVITVLDQGPGIPEGDRGRVLERFVRLETSRSRPGSGLGLSLAAAVARLHKGTLELDDNAPGLAVTMALPSGEVG; encoded by the coding sequence GTGTCGACCCTCGCTAAGCTCATCCGCACCTCGGCATTCCGGCTGGTGGCGCTGTTCCTTTTCGTCTTCGCCCTCTCGGCGACGCTCGTCATCGGCTACATCTACTACAACACCAATGTGCTGTTGGCCCGCCAGGTCACGGACACCATCGACGCCGAGGCAAAGGGGCTGGCCGAGCAGTACCAGTCCGGCGGCATCCCCCGCCTCATCGCCGTCGTCGAGCAGCGCTCGGCGGCGCCCGGATACAGCATCTACCTGGTCAGCGACGGACGCGGCCGGCCGCTCGCCGGCAATCTCTACGGCGCGCCGGAGGGGATCGAACTCAATCCCGGCTGGCACGAGTTCGTGTTCGAACGGTTCGATTCCGGCGTGGCCAGCCAGCGTCTGGCGCTCGCCCGCACCTTCCAGCTCGCCGACGGCTTCCACCTCGTCGTCGGCCGCGACATCGAGGAGCGGCGCCGGTTCGAGGGCGTAATCACCTCGGCCCTGCTCTGGGGCCTGGGCCTGATGCTGGTGCTCGGGATCGGCGGCGGACTGCTCGCCAGCCGGCGCATGCTGGCGCGCCTCGACGCCATGGCCGCCACCAGCCAGCGCATCATGGCCGGCGACCTTGCCAAGCGTATCCCGGAGAGCGGCTCGGGCGACGAGCTCGACCGCCTTGCCAGGAGCCTCAACGAAATGCTCGACCGCATCGAGGCGCTGATGCGCGGCCTCAAGGAGGTGTCGGACAATATTGCCCACGACCTCAAGACGCCGCTGACGCGGCTGAGAACCCGCGCCGAGACAGCCTTGCGCGAGGAATCCTCGCCGGAAGCCTTCCGGGTGGCGCTGGAGCGCACGATCGAGGAATCCGACCAGCTCATTCGCACCTTCAATGCGCTTCTGTCGATCGCCCGCGCCGAAGCCGGCACCGCGCCGACCGCCTTCGTGGCGCTCGATGCCGCGGCGGTCATCCGCGACGTTTCCGAGCTGTTCGAGCCGACGGCGGAAGAGAAGGGCGCCGTCATTCATGTCGAGGCGGAGGCGCCGGCGCCGTTCCTGGGCGACCGGGACCTCGTCTCCCAGGCAATTGCCAATCTGGTCGAGAATGCGCTCAATTACGGCCTTCCCAAGAAGGCGAAAGGCAAGCCGGTCGGCGACATATGGCTGAAGGCCGAGAAGCGGGATGGACAGGTCGTGATCACCGTGCTTGATCAAGGCCCCGGCATTCCTGAAGGCGACCGCGGCCGGGTGCTGGAGCGCTTCGTCCGCCTGGAGACCAGCCGGTCGCGGCCGGGCAGCGGTCTCGGTCTTAGCCTGGCGGCGGCCGTCGCCCGGCTGCACAAGGGGACCCTGGAGCTTGACGACAATGCGCCGGGCCTGGCCGTCACAATGGCATTGCCGAGCGGCGAAGTCGGTTGA
- a CDS encoding bifunctional alpha/beta hydrolase/OsmC family protein — MARPPRRITFTGSQDAALAARLDMPLGPVGAYALFAHCFACSKDIFAASRIAAGLTRHGIAVLRFDFTGLGASEGEFANTNFSSNVADLVLAAGFLRENFKPPTLLIGHSLGGAAVLAAAGEIAEAKAVVTIGAPADAEHVIDNFRARLDDIERTGAAEVSLAGRKFTIRKQFLDDLRGRTLAEKIAGLRRALLVMHAPRDETVGIDNATRIFTAAKHPKSFVSLDTADHLLSRRADAEYAADIIAAWAARFVAAAGEGDAPGEGKVAPQPGLVTVEETGEGKFQQEVASGRHRLYADEPEDVGGRDSGPSPYDYLAIALGACTSMTLRLYAERKKLPLEHVEVEVAHAKVHAKDCAECEGREGRVDRFERRIVLTGNLNPEERARLVEIADKCPVHRTLEQSSVIVTWLKE; from the coding sequence ATGGCGCGTCCCCCGCGCAGGATCACTTTCACCGGCAGCCAGGACGCGGCGCTCGCCGCCCGCCTCGACATGCCGCTGGGACCCGTCGGCGCCTATGCGCTGTTCGCCCACTGCTTCGCCTGCTCCAAGGACATTTTCGCGGCCTCCCGCATCGCCGCCGGCCTGACCCGGCACGGCATCGCCGTCCTGCGCTTCGACTTCACCGGTCTCGGCGCCAGCGAGGGCGAATTCGCCAACACCAATTTCTCCTCCAATGTCGCCGACCTGGTTCTGGCCGCAGGCTTTCTGCGCGAGAATTTCAAGCCGCCGACGCTGCTTATCGGCCATAGCCTCGGCGGAGCGGCCGTGCTCGCCGCGGCGGGCGAAATCGCCGAGGCCAAGGCGGTCGTCACCATCGGTGCGCCGGCCGACGCGGAGCATGTCATCGACAATTTCAGGGCTCGGCTCGACGACATCGAGCGCACGGGTGCTGCCGAGGTCAGCCTTGCCGGGCGGAAATTCACCATCCGCAAGCAGTTTCTAGACGACTTGCGTGGGCGCACGCTGGCGGAGAAGATCGCCGGCCTCAGACGCGCGCTGCTGGTGATGCACGCGCCGCGCGACGAGACCGTCGGCATCGACAACGCCACTCGCATCTTCACCGCCGCCAAACACCCGAAGAGCTTCGTTTCCCTCGACACTGCCGATCACCTGCTGTCACGGCGCGCCGACGCCGAATACGCCGCCGACATCATCGCCGCGTGGGCGGCGCGGTTCGTCGCTGCGGCCGGAGAGGGGGACGCGCCAGGGGAGGGAAAAGTGGCGCCGCAGCCGGGTCTCGTCACCGTCGAAGAAACCGGCGAGGGCAAGTTCCAGCAAGAGGTCGCCTCTGGCCGCCACCGGCTCTATGCCGACGAACCGGAGGACGTCGGCGGGCGCGACAGCGGTCCCTCGCCCTATGACTATCTCGCGATCGCGCTCGGCGCCTGCACGTCGATGACGCTGCGCCTCTACGCGGAGCGCAAGAAGCTGCCGCTCGAGCATGTCGAGGTCGAAGTGGCCCATGCCAAGGTGCACGCGAAGGACTGCGCCGAATGCGAAGGCCGGGAAGGTCGCGTCGACCGGTTCGAGCGGCGCATCGTCCTGACCGGGAATCTGAACCCGGAAGAGCGCGCGCGGCTCGTTGAGATTGCCGACAAATGTCCCGTGCACCGCACCCTGGAACAAAGCTCGGTCATCGTCACGTGGCTCAAGGAGTGA